In Necator americanus strain Aroian chromosome IV, whole genome shotgun sequence, the following proteins share a genomic window:
- a CDS encoding hypothetical protein (NECATOR_CHRIV.G15390.T1) codes for MLDVSTISPTFTERVPKIACVKGKINISPPNGSFQLCFDYHCRTFSEVTKNLTYVLLISPHNDQVKVALTTLDNHSMEKLETTCNRPDFCNRHHFLSKALLGNPHCWPAGAIGTLAVVVYISAVILTILFWSMYKPRHANKAVLLEQPPMVTTRHNRSNSPKAFVPAALPLCWSNCNMPNFNCRSHKCECISTRLHAALIEPHLQ; via the coding sequence ATGTTGGATGTGTCAACAATATCTCCAACATTCACTGAACGTGTCCCCAAAATAGCCTGCGTGAAAGGAAAGATCAACATCTCACCTCCGAATGGTTCCTTCCAGCTATGTTTCGATTACCATTGTCGAACGTTCAGTGAGGTCACAAAAAACCTCACATACGTATTACTAATATCCCCTCACAACGATCAAGTAAAGGTTGCACTCACAACGCTAGACAACCACAGCATGGAGAAACTTGAGACAACATGCAATCGACCAGACTTCTGCAATCGTCACCactttctctcaaaagctctTCTAGGCAACCCTCACTGTTGGCCTGCAGGAGCGATCGGTACCCTAGCAGTAGTGGTTTATATTTCTGCCGTGATTCTGACTATTTTATTCTGGTCAATGTACAAACCCAGACATGCTAACAAAGCTGTACTACTGGAACAACCACCTATGGTTACTACACGACACAATCGTAGTAATAGCCCCAAGGCGTTCGTTCCCGCAGCACTTCCCTTATGCTGGTCTAACTGCAATATGCCTAATTTTAACTGCCGTTCTCACAAGTGCGAATGCATTTCAACACGTTTGCATGCGGCACTCATCGAACCTCATTTGCAATGA
- a CDS encoding hypothetical protein (NECATOR_CHRIV.G15388.T1), whose amino-acid sequence MGRLQASSPMSFWENFRSHGVDMWSLFVGGDSKPPSLPCTSQSLDCRLLAGPTCWIQGCHESVLAQQKQGVHPLNPPASLGKHKVASGLRLAPYPPPPGDAPRSLATNRL is encoded by the coding sequence atgggcaggttgcaagcctctagtccgatgagtttctgggagaacttccgttctcacggagtggacatgtggagcttatttgttggaggcgactccaaacctccctccctcccttgcacctcccagtcacttgattgcaggcttttggccggaccgacgtgctggatacaaggatgtcatgagtcagtcctggctcagcagaaacagggagtccatcccctgaatccacctgcgtctctgggcaagcacaaggtcgcttctggtctgcgattagccccctatccgccgccacccggggacgcgccacgtagcctcgcgactaaccggctgtga
- a CDS encoding hypothetical protein (NECATOR_CHRIV.G15389.T1) has protein sequence MSHPDKNFENTEQELPQKVFELDGLGILPEEAQGDENVQRYFEEYSKLILIENNIESPFPLKENVIQLENSYLVAIRILAAVILGKRPLMQFQTKAVVLRSCEQICQRRNRKDLSYSRPLLRLESITCHMQGYGNYRRKSL, from the coding sequence ATGTCACATCCTGACAAGAATTTCGAAAACACGGAACAAGAACTCCCACAGAAGGTGTTTGAGTTGGACGGTCTCGGTATCCTGCCGGAAGAAGCTCAGGGAGACGAAAATGTTCAAAGATACTTTGAAGAATACTCGAAATTGATCTTAATTGAAAACAACATCGAATCCCCTTTTCCGCTGAAGGAGAATGTAATTCAATTGGAAAACAGCTACCTAGTAGCTATAAGAATCCTTGCGGCTGTAATCCTTGGGAAACGTCCTCTTATGCAATTCCAAACAAAAGCAGTGGTACTGCGATCTTGTGAACAAATATGTCAGCGAAGGAATCGTAAAGACCTTTCATACAGCAGACCGCTTTTGCGGCTGGAATCTATTACATGCCACATGCAAGGGTATGGAAACTATAGGAGAAAGTCCCTTTAA
- a CDS encoding hypothetical protein (NECATOR_CHRIV.G15387.T1) has protein sequence MDLEKFYREDHAFYMVIIGDFNAKVGPRRTPEELRIGTHGLQWNDQGERISEFIMTTKTIHGNSQFQKPSSLHWAWESPGGGYRSEIVHIIASKRFCVKDVAVVPRKRLRNCPSFTSC, from the coding sequence atggacctggagaagttctaccgagaagatcatgccttctacatggtcataattggcgatttcaacgccaaggttggcccaagaagaacgccggaggaacttcgcatcgggacccacggcctacaatggaatgaccagggggagaggatctccgagttcatcatgacgactaagaccatccatgggaactcgcaattccagaagccctcctctctacacTGGGcatgggagtcacccggtggagggtaccgtagtGAAATAGTCCACATAATCGccagtaaaaggttctgcgtgaaggacgtcgctgttgtaccgcgcaaacgcttacgcaactgtccgtccTTCACGTCATGTTAA